Sequence from the Solea senegalensis isolate Sse05_10M linkage group LG1, IFAPA_SoseM_1, whole genome shotgun sequence genome:
CAGCAATCAAAACATCAGGAACGGATTCATCAGACTTTCCTCTTAAGTGATTTCTGCTTTGAGTTTTCCATCGTGGTCATGACACATGGAATAATGTTTCCTCACAGAGTTGCTGTGGAGAATGTCTTCTCTTTCAAAATACCTCGTGACCAATCTGTAATTAGATAAGTTTGAGCAATTAGTAAAAATGAGTTCCTAACTGTCACAGGCTGTTTCACGGGTCACTGAATTTCTGTGTTGTCCATGCTGCTCAACCTTTAACCTATGGGTTTGTTTATTCCACCACCAGCCCACAGTATTCTCGGCAAACACTCAGTCTAATTTTTCAGTGCATTTTACCACTTTGAATTAATTAGCCAGAAAGTATAATGACTTTTCCATTTTAGAACTCATCATGGCCAATTATAATCATTAAGTCAGCCATTTCTCTTGATTGTGTTTAGAGCCTGGAAAAGCACAAACCTGCTCACAGTCTCCCAGTATTTAAACCCCCTTCATTCTGTGGACTCTCATTCTCGCTACCTGTTACCTGCCCGCTTGTgcgtttgtttttataatgtagATTTGCCATTTGTGTCCGTTAACAACTTAGAGTTCTATCAATTTTCTCCCAGTGTTTTCAGAGTATCTCGGCATATTTAGAATATGTCGGTTAACACTTATTCACATAGCATTCCTATGTTTTTGTCTTAGTACAAGAATACTTGTGTAATAAGCAGTGTTGTACAGTACCAAAGTAGAAATACTTAGTTACTgtacaacattcacatatctgtactttactttatgtATATGTCTAGcttacttttactccacaacatttccaaaataaaatttTACTATAAAGATCGCGATCAAATATTTGATCGTCTGcttgaatgtatgtatgtagtcATAAACTGGTTTGTTCGGGCCTGGCAACCCTGAGTCTGTGGACAGAGAGTTTAGTGGCATAACGTACATAAAGTATTGTTTCTGGGTCAAAGTTGAAGAATCAATTAATTTGTTTATTAGTATTATGGACAGTTGcactttttcttgttctttctgTGGAAGAACACGTGAAACACATgaggggcggggcagacaatcaaaaGGGAACacaggacaggaagcaaaactCAACAAGgtacacacaaagaaaattttcaaaataaaaccgaGCATAGGGGACAGTAATCCAGACACACAGCACTAAAGTGTCTGAATTTAGTGGTggtgacagaaaacaacacttcaAGAAAGTTTGCAGTGCATAGATATAGATACTTTGAACAAGTCAACACTATATTTGAATAAGCCTCAGTTCTctaaagaaaaagaacagtttGCCCCATGGTTAGAGAGGGTCTCAGTGTGCAGGCATGGATGATTCACACGCATGATTGGATTTGGTACAGATCCCACCTTTGAACTCAAATACTAAACAAACCTCTCATGTGATAATCAAGCCCACCATGACCTTCACCTCCCCTTGGCATTTGCTTTCCGTCGCTAATGTAGCAGTCAGTTCCATTAGCTGGAAATTTTAGTGGTTTTCAGAGCATTTATTTAATCTCTCACATAAATCACTCACACAAGTGTTTATacgttgtgtgttttttaagcatTCTCCGCATTCCTTTAAATAGTAGCCCGAGCAGCTCACAATGCAGTCTGAGATGGCGTCACcacaggcatgtgtgtgtgtgtgtgtgtgtgtgtgtgtgttttcttttttgaaaatgtaatcacGGGCAAAGCTGAGAGTGGTTTGAAAGTCTGATAAGATAGGGATGGCACTGTCAACTGTGAAAGAGTAAGTGAGACACTTACCGTAACTGAGGTCAAAATAGGCCACACCTGATGTTTGATGATGCAACAAATAATTCATGTGATATTTCTACGTTTTTGATTCATCCTGGAGTTCAGATTAAATTCAAGAAGTCTATAACACTCGCTTTTACTGTTGTGATCACACTACATACTGCTTAATATACTTGAACTTTTGACTTTTTCCATCGGAAACTTCCATCCTTGGTCTGTCACACTGTCATCAATGCTCAGTGTTTACAACGTGGCTGgtttttcatttacaaatcagCTGCAAATTCAATCTATTGtgctgtcatatttcaagatGATACTATACAGAATTTACCACATGATTGGTTCTTCTGTCAGCGatcaaatcatttcatttaaatgactcTTGAAAGTCATAGCCTCCCCGCTGCCCTGTTGTCATTTCACTCTGTGACAGGGACTGTGTTGCACCAAGAGGAGCGGCAAGTGATGCCATTGAATTCTGTGGTTCCAAAAACCAATCTCATTCCACGAGCATGCCAAACCTTCACCGCACACGTTACTCAACGTTTCCATACTTCCATACCTATCGTCCCCATGCATGGCACACCATTCCTGGAACCCTGGGGGGAAATGTGCACATGCCAAGTAAAGTCTGCTCTGAAAAATGTCCCTCTATGTCTCACATTCATGACATGTGGTTCTCAATCTAAGAGGAAGCAGAGGTGTTTTTGAAGGGAATTTGGGAGGCCGGGCAAAAGGGACCAGGAGGATCCTAgcattacacactcacacagtgtctctgtccatagaccctcacatcgagtgctgtacagactgtaaagccctttgtgccaaattgtgtttgtgatgttgggctatataaattaaattgaattgaatatagtaatcacatatttaattaacctatgtatgtatacatttatatatacatacatatatatatgtacatatatagcATAAAAAGGTTGATAGAAATGTATGGAATCTTGTcagttttttgcaatttttatttaactaaatataaatgtatgaaacCTATTGAGGCTTATATGAAAACCACACCCAGAAGAATatacacaagacaaaaaaaaaagaaaaaagaaaaagtttcatACCTTTTTCATGAATGTGCAATTGCAGGAAAGGTCTTCACAACACTCGTCGTCAGGCCCTTGCTATAGAATGATGAAAGGTACAGGGATAAAAGGCAAAGCAAAAATGAGAATGCAACATTGTGGAGGACAATGATCATAAAATACcaccaataaaaaaagaagaaagaagaaaagattcATGTTATGTTTTAAAGGGATTCTGTATGTAAGAAGCTATCTCCCCAGGTATGTCATCACTGCTGACCTTTACAATAGAGCCACAatattatttatacagtatagtgCACTGGTCTTGTTCCCCAATAATGTGTATTTGATTTTACATTACATCAGCACTGCAGTTATCTACACAAGATAGTGACAACACTTATAGCATCAAGTAGCACTGATACTGTTTTACAGAGCGACCTGATAACAGCAGTAGACCTGAAGTTCAACACACTGAAGCTGCACTACTATATTTTTGACCGCCACAGTCTTTAGTTACTTTGTGGATTAagattttatgattaaaaaaaacatccgaCACATGAGTTTTCAGATTTAAGATACAATAAATTGTTAGAAATTAGAagtgttacattttaaattacttttttccTGATAAAACTTCAGACCTTTTACTTTTTGATGGTAGTAATATTAAGCAAATTACTGGATGTCTTGTGTAAATGACAAATGACGATAATAATGTTTAAAACACgtcaatttgaaaaaaaagagatcctGTTTTGAAGAAATTCCACAAGCAGAGAAGTCATGCCACACGACCAACGGTACAGTGAGCGTCACTGCAGTGTTAGTCATTGTATTTTAAGAGCATGGTTTCGCAACTAATTCTTAAGCAATATTTTCATCCGTGGGCATCATGTGTCCACATTCCGGTCACCATCAGGAATGTGCCAAACATGAGCACCACGGAGCTTGTAATTGTACAAGATGTCACAGTCAATCATTAAAAGGTTATAAATTTGATGGTAGGACAGGACACTCAGCCTCATCTGCTttcgatgctgctgctgctgctgctctgtttatCACACGTCGCAGCGACAACACAACTGTTTCCATTCACAAGTTTGCAGACGCACACGTCTCCACGTTTGTTTACAACTGAGTCAGTGCATTTTTGTCAtcaacagcagaggaggaaTTATTGCCTTTGAATAACACACATGTGCTTCGTTTAATTTGAATCAAACGAGACACTTGAATGTCAAAGATGAACTTACTCATGTACGGAGAGAACACACTCGTACGTGCCAACACTTTACCGTAAACTCTCTGACAGATTTCACAGTGGCCTGcgtgctgtttgtttgttgtcacgCCCCGCTGAGTTGGGGACCAGGTGTAACAGGCAGCTCAGTTCTCAGAGTTGATGTTTTACCCTGCGTCCAACTCTTTGCCCCACAGTACACCTAATACTTATTCATCTTACATCCCTTGAGTTAAGGAGTTATTCTGGcaaaagaaatgtgttctcTTTTGGACTACACGTTTTATTTCGTAGATGAAAAACCAGAATgcaaactgtttaaaaaacactttttattagCTTGTCACCTTGGCAGGATTATCCTGTTCAGACATGGAATAACGTCATTTGGGTGGACTTGTAAAATACTGAATACCTTTTCTGTGTCAGAAAGGGTTAGACCTGAAATGATTGCTTGGGAGTCATCTGGCTTCTCTCTGACTCTCCCTTATGTGCTCCTAGTGAAACGTAGTACATAAACACAGGAGTAAAAGAAATAGTTAtgacatgttgtttgtttgtttgttttgttgcttttttttgtttcacagctAATGCTCAATTAGGACAAATTAGATTCAAAAGGAATTTAATGTATGTGGTTTACAACATATACattgaaagtgaaaacatttaGAAGCTATGCAGGTCAGTAATACACAATGCACTTTTGGTTACAGCTCTTTTAGGACTCATTCCTATAACTCACAAAAGTCCAAAGACCAGAAAGTGGTGATCAGGGAGGCACTGGGAGTGGGggctggaggacagagaggggaggagggagggtgagggaacagagggagggagggaagcaaGAGGCCAGTCTTTTGGATTTCTCATTAATTCAGTGTGGCCCTCTCTTTCAGGTTCCAAAATGCCCGCCTACTCGCCATTATCAGTGCGGGCCATATATATGCATCTTGCTGCTGTGGTTCAGCTCAGAAACTTCAGAGACAGCCCACAGCCACAGCTGAACAGCCACTCTGCCACCAGGATGAGAGAGTTCAAGAGCAAAGACTTCTGGAGGGCTGTTCTGGCCGAATTCGTTGGCAtgaccttttttattttcctcagcaTCGCAGCAGCCATTGGGAACACAAATAACACTGCCCCGGACCAGGAGGTGAAGGTGTCACTGGCCTTTGGACTGGCCATCGCCACGCTGGCCCAGAGTTTAGGCCACATCAGTGGAGCCCACCTGAATCCTGCAGTTACCATAGGGATGCTTGTCAGCTGCCAGATCAGCATATTCAAGGCCGTCATGTACATAATTGCTCAGATGCTGGGTTCAGCGCTGGCCAGTGGCATTATGTATGGAGCACGTCCAAGTCAGTCTTCAGCACTGGGGCTCAACACTGTGAGTAAAACCTTTCATAATATTGCTGTTGACAGAAGAAGTGATAATCAGCGGTTTGAGATTGAGAGCTCTAAAATATTCCTCACTTCCAAGAAACATGAAGCAACTGTATGTAAAGTTCCGACTTAGTGTGGAGTCAACCTCACACTGAAAACTTTATGACTGAATTAGCACAAAATTGTGCGTGTTCTTCTTTGGACATTCTGTCATTGCTTGTAATTGAACAGTGATGACACATGATTTTAACACACCGCACTGCACCTTGAAGAATTTGCAGGTAAAACATCAAGTGTCAACAGGCTGACATTTCTCCTCAGCAGTTGCTTGGTAAATTGGATGTtttgcatattatttttttgatgcTCCACTTTTCCTTAAGCAGGGTTGTAAAAGATAatatcagctgttttttttgctgttggcCTCACTATCTTCTCACTGTGGTTAAACAGGCGCCCACACGGCACACTTCAGCTAAATACTCAataatcttttcttttgtgcAAAGTAGCCCGCtttgccaaaaaaagaaaagtcacactTTCCCTTATGACAGGAGGCGATCCATGTGAGTGACACGCTGAcaaacttgttgtttttgttgtttctctttaacTCTCACAGCTCAATGGTGTTACTCCAGCCCAAGGTGTGGGCATTGAGCTTCTGGCAACATTCCAGCTGGTGCTGTGTGTCATTGCAGTCACTGATAAAAGGCGGCGTGATGTCACCGGCTCAGCACCCTTGGCCATTGGCCTCTCGGTCTGCTTAGGACACCTGGCAGCTGTAAGTTTCAGCTCACAGTCACTCTCAAATGCAGTGtgcaaagtacattttttggGCAGCAAACATGATAAGCGCTCTTTGAGTAGAaggatttcattcattattattgttgtagcTAATCCCGCTCTGCAAGTCTGCTTAGACCATGTAGCTGAAGATCCTCTTATGTTGTCTCTTTATTGTTGATTACAGATCAGCTACACAGGCTGTGGAATCAATCCCGCTCGCTCCTTTGGTCCAGCTTTGATCCTTAACAATTTCGATAACCACTGGGTAAGTCCGACAAGTGCTTTACGCATGCTTCGCATTCTTCTGTATGCAAATTCTATCAAGTCATGCTTAAATAATTCCATAACAGACCTCTGAAAGTTAATCAGTTATAATATTCCTATTGTTTTTACAATTAGCCCGACTGAAATATTGGTAAAGGAAAACCTTTTGAACCAGACTGGAATGTGTCTCATCGATGATAATGGTTTGTGCTTGACTCATGTCAACAAAGATCCATCCAAAGattgatctgtgtttctcaatccaGGTGTACTGGGTGGGGCCACTCTGTGGCGGCATCGCAGCAGCACTCATTTACGATTTCCTGCTCTCTCCCAAATTTGATGACTTCCCCGAACGCATGAAAGTGCTGGTCAGCGGTCCAGTGGACGACTATGATGTTAACGGGGACAATGGTGCTACAACTGTGGAGATGTCGTCAAAGTAGCAGCACTGTGCAGTCACAACCACTTAGTGTCATTGTAAATGTGTGCActcctgtaaaaaaaattgCTCTGGACTTTAGTGTCAAGAAcagtcagtgtgtctgtgctttttttatACCAATGAGAACGTGAAAAGTGTCATGTTCTCATTCACATCTCTGTTTGACCCAAgcacacaattttttttattctaactGATTCTAAAACACAAAAGATAGGGAATACTGTTGCCCAAATTGCCTTcggtgacaaaacaaaaagcaatttACAAAAATAGAACCTTACAATGACAGgatgaacattttaaagacctatacatttttatatagtaAGAAGGTTGTGGAGTCTTGACAGGGCAATGTGCAGAATTTATTTCCCTTATCAGTATTCTATGTTGAgccattgttgttattttttgtataCATATTTCTATTTGCTTGTatcactttttatttctgttgaaTAATGTATTTGAACACGATGGAAAtgtctcacttttttaaataaaacacttattaTTGATAGTTGTTTCATCTATTATTTGTCTTTTCAtctattatcttttttttattggtagAATAACAGGCATGGGGATTATCTGGCATTAGAGAAAGATGTTTATTCCCTGTGCAATCATCTTATAAAATCCCTTATTTTGTTATAAATGGAAATGATATTACAACAAAATTACAGTGGAGCACTATACACTCAATTTGAGAaacttgtgttttatatttcaaattCATATTTCAAAGTGCAAACAGAAAACTACTAACTAATTACTAATTAGCCCTTGAATTACTGTGTGTTATTTCTCTAAATATATCTCGAATTATGAAAATACAATGGGTCAGTAAATGTGGATGAGTTTACGCAATAATTTACTGCCCAAATGGGTGCAAACTCTGTAGCAAATTAGCAGGTAATCAAATAACCAAATCCCCTCTGACATGTTGGCTGGGGTGTTTAAAACTTGAGCATGAATCATTTGGTAATCCAGCCTTGACATTGTCCCATAAAAAACGGAGGTGTTCTGTATAATATGAGCCAAATCATCAATGTTTCTCAGccttcacattttattttatctctggTCTGCATGCCGGGACAAAAAGCTGCAAAGCTGTGATCATTAAACTGCCGCTCATGGTGGATAAAGGTTTGACCTGCCCTGAACAAAATGATGATGCattaacaaataaagaaaatcagaaggaaacaaagagaaacttTCAATATATAATCCATTATTCcaagtgtaaataaaacaaaattgccTGCTTACTTCCCCTACTTGATTGGCTGGTAAACATcagattacattttaaattttaaatgttctAAAACATTAGAAATGATGAAATCAGGGGTGTGGCCTATGATACACATGACAAGATATAAAGTATCAGAAATAcagacatttacaaaaacagttgTAAGCGTAATCATCTCTGCAATATAAACGGGAAGATATCATGTCAACTTTATACCTCAGCAGTATAAATCCTCTTATGTAGCCctgcattttaatttaattgctcactttttgtttttctaaaactGCCCACCTGTCACTGCCGACTGATGAATACCGTCTCCCACTTGTGCTTTCAACAGGGGAAGCGTCCAGTGGCAGGTTGCCAGGTTGGCGAGTGTTCTTTCAGCAGCCAggaaactgtaaatacacaagATATCTCTTACTCACCATTTCTCTCCTTCTTACTCACTCCCTTGTGGGTCAGCTGGTCCGATTATGGCCATGGGccagtgagagaagaagaaagtgttTTTGGTGTTGaccctgcagtgtttttgttatatGAAAAGTGAAACCTTGAAGGTAGGGCTTGTTGCCCAGGTTGCTGGTTTGCGAAATTACCTTtttaaatggaagtctatggggaaatgagcttacttctcacttgatttataacagcaatgaacatttttctgaggagttaatgatctcaaCCACTGGTTTCTTGTCTTctttaatagaacatgatgtcagtttcaTAAATTACGTTCCCCATTTAGGAGTAGACACAGTGATCGACAGCTCGTACCATCTGGTTGGAGGTGACATCtgtaaaagtgtttaaaaaaatctaaaatagaGACAACATAATATGCAATTCATTTTTGTGGGAGAAAACTACAGTAAAGTGTTTTTGGCTAATTTAGTGGGTCTTTTAGTGGGTGAACAATTGTTGTTGAACCACTGATATACCAGAGCTCATACAAGCATTTAGGGGCCCCAAGCAGACATTTGATTAGATCCTTGATT
This genomic interval carries:
- the LOC122782255 gene encoding aquaporin-1-like, whose protein sequence is MFGSCSKMPAYSPLSVRAIYMHLAAVVQLRNFRDSPQPQLNSHSATRMREFKSKDFWRAVLAEFVGMTFFIFLSIAAAIGNTNNTAPDQEVKVSLAFGLAIATLAQSLGHISGAHLNPAVTIGMLVSCQISIFKAVMYIIAQMLGSALASGIMYGARPSQSSALGLNTLNGVTPAQGVGIELLATFQLVLCVIAVTDKRRRDVTGSAPLAIGLSVCLGHLAAISYTGCGINPARSFGPALILNNFDNHWVYWVGPLCGGIAAALIYDFLLSPKFDDFPERMKVLVSGPVDDYDVNGDNGATTVEMSSK